The nucleotide window tagatataggaacagaggaggactattagatatagaacagaggaggactattagatataggaacagaggaggactattagatataggaacagaggactattagatataggaacagaggactattagatataggaacagaggaggactattagatataggaacagaggaggactattagatgtaggaacagaggactattagatataggaacagaggaggactattagacgtaggaacagaggaggactattagacataggaacagaggaggactattagatgtaggaacagaggactattagacgtaggaacagaggaggactattagacgtaggaacagaggaggactattagatgtaggaacagaggactattagatataggaacagaggaggactgttagatataggaacagaggactattagatgtaggaacagaggaggactattagatgtaggaacagaggactattagacgtttgaacagaggactattagacgtaggaacagaggaggactattagacgtaggaacagaggactattagacataggaccagaggactattagatgtaggaacagaggactattagacttaggaacagaggactattagacgtaggaacagaggactattagatataggaacagaggactattagatataggaacagaggactattagatataggaacagaggactattagatataggaacagaggactattagatataggaacagaggactattagatataggaacagaggactattagatataggaacagaggaggactattagatataggaacagaggactattagatataggaacagaggaggactattagatataggaacagaggactattagacataggaacagaggaggactattagatataggaacagaggactattagatataggaacagaggactattagatataggaacagaggaggactattagacataggaacagaggaggactattagacgtaggaacagaggaggactattagacgtaggaacagaggaggactattagatgtaggaacagaggaggactgttagatataggaacagaggaggactgttagatataggaacagagaggaggactattagatataggaacagaggaggactattagatataggaccagaggaggactattagatgtaggaacagaggactattagacgtttgaacagaggactattagacgtaggaacagaggaggactattagacgtaggaacagaggactattagacataggaccagaggactattagatgtaggaacagaggactattagacttaggaacagaggactattagatatagcaacagaagactattagatatatgaacagaggactattagatatagaaacagaggactattagatatagaacagaggaggactattagatatatgaacagaggaggactattagatgtattggaacagaggactattagatataggaacagaggaggactattagatataggaacagaggaggactattagacataggaacagaggaggactattagacgtaacagggaacagaggaacagaggactatagatataggaacagaggaggactattagatgtaggaacagaggactattagatacaggaacagaacagaggaacagaggagactattagacgtaggaacagaggaggactattagatgtaggaacagaggactattagatacaggaacagaggactattagacgtattagaacaggaacagaggactattagatataggaacagaggactattagatataggaacagaggactattagatatagaacagaggactattagatataggaacagaggaggactaggaacagaggaggactattagatataggaacagaggaggactattagatataggaacagaggaggactattagatataggaacagaggaggactattagatataggaacagaggaggactattagggAACAGagggactattagatataggaacagaggactattagatataggaacagaggactattagatataggaacagaggactattagatataggaacagaggaggactattagatataggaacagaggaggactattagatataggaacagaggaggactattagacgtaggaacagaggactattagatataggaacagaggactattagatataggaacagaggactattagatataggaacagaggactattagatataggaacagaggaggactattagataacagaggaggactaggaacagaggaggactattagacgtaggaacagaggaggactattagatataggaacagaggactattagatataggaacagaggaggactattatagaacagaggactattaggaacagaggaggactattagacataggaacagaggaggactattagacgtaggaacagaggaggactattagacgtaggaacagaggaggactattagatgtaggaacagaggaggactattagatataggaacagaggactattagatataggaacagaggactattagatataggaacagaggactattagatataggaacagaggaggactattagacgtaggaacagaggaggactattagacataggaacagaggaggactattagacgtaggaacagaggactattagatataggaacagaggactattagatataggaacagaggactattagatataggaacagaggactattagatataggaacagaggaggactattagacgtaggaacagaggaggactattagatgtaggaacagaggactattagatataggaacagaggactattagatataggaacagaggactattagatataggaacagaggaggactattagacgtaggaacagaggactattagatataggaacagaggactattagacgtaggaacagaggaggactattagacataggaacagaggaggactattagacgtaggaacagaggaggactattagacgtaggaacagaggaggactattagatgtaggaacagaggaggactgttagatataggaacagaggactattagatataggaacagaggactattagatataggaacagaggaggactattagacgtaggaacagaggaggactattagacgtaggaacagaggactattagacataggaacagaggaggactattagacgtaggaacagaggactattagacataggaacagaggaggactattagacgtaggcaGCTGAAGGATGGTTCTGCCATTCGACCAGTTCAGGACCAAACAACAATTATTTGCAGTAGGCCTATAATCGAATAGACCTAAGACTATGTGATACAGAtatgttgtagactatagcctATATGTATACACTAATACATatgttctaaaaaataaaaaatatataaaatatatgtcatttagcagacgcttttatccaaagcgacttacagtcatgtgtgcatacattctacgtatgggtggtcccggggatcgaacccactaccctggcgttacaagtgccatgctctaccaactgagctacagaaggaccaccttctGTATTCTCAAATTGAAAAAAGTGAGGGAGCTTCTAATTTAACCATGGCCCTGTTTGCGAGGAGAGCTTTATTGTGAGAAGGTATTTCATTGCATTGTATAGTTTACACATAAATACACTTTTGAGTTGATTCGCTTCAACACATGGTTACAATATACCCCATTACAGAATAAAAGAAAACAGAGGTGAACTATTATTCAAATTCATATCATTTATTTGCATAGATTAAAACATGCTATCAAATCAGTTGATCAAGTAGTGGACATAAATCATGACAACATAAAATTGCAggtaatttgttttgttttttaaaacagCCATATAAATCAAGCTTTTGGTGATTTATATTAATACATGTCAATATTAACtataacacaatacattattacctCCAACTTAGCCCAATTCACATTTCCAATTTCCCATCCTGACATACCGATTTAGAATGGATCCTGCATCTCAACCAATAGCCAATATTGGCTAAATATCCCACGCAGGGCTTCAGCAACTTCCAGAGACTGTCAGGCCCCCtgggctttgtggtggccactctGATTTGGGTGTCCTCGGTAAAACTGTCACCGTACCAAGTGGTCACATGTGTTTCTGGGTTCCACTGTGGAGTGTTATGAACATCAAGGCAGACACAGGGTGAATTTTACTTCACTTAACCATGAATTTGTTTCTCAGTCTGCCCCCcaccagagagaagacagggaagaaACCACCATTTATCTATTGGCTGCTGCTGTACATGTTGATTTGGTTTGTCATTCTGCCCCCcaccagagagaagacagggaagaaACCACCATTTATCTATTGGCTGCTGCTGTACATGTTGATTTGGTTTGTCATTCTGCCCCCcaccagagagaagacagggaagaaACCACCATTTATCTATTGGCTGCTGCTGTACATGTTGATTTGGCTTGTCATTCTATCATTTTGTCCCATGGAATTTTAGTAGTATTTAAATATAATTGACTTAGAAGTTAGTTTTTTTTGTTATTAGCTGTATTCTCAAAGTGAAAAAAGTGAGGGAGCTTCGCTCCTCTGCTCCCCGGCagaacaacacccctaattataGGTGTCATTTAGTGAGAAGTAGAGGTGACACTTAAAATGTTGACAGTGGACAAAGCGTTGTTCTGACAACTCCAAACAACTCCATTTTGGTTTTAGATACGGGTATTATTACTGCTGTATTAGAACTGTTCCATATTGTCAGAATAGAAAGGGTTCACATAACCACAAGACAACAATGATGGGAAGTGGACCGTTATTGTAAAAAATACATTATCAATATAATGTACATATGTAAATATGAAACATACAATAGCAATATTACATACATACAATATTACATTCAGAGACACGTGAAAGAGACCCAGTGATAGTCAGATAGCAGACTGAGAGGAGACCCAGTGATAGTCAGATAGCAGACTGAGAGGAGACCCAGTGATAGTCAGATAGCAGACTGAGAGGAGACCCAGTGATAGTCAGATAGCAGACTGAGAGGAGACCCAGTGATAGTCAGATAGCAGACTGAGAGGAGACCCAGTGATAGTCAGATAGCAGACTGAGAGGAGACCCAGTGATAGTCAGATAGCAGACTGAGAGGAGACCCAGTGATAGTCAGATAGCAGACTGAGAGGAGACCCAGTGATAGTCAGATAGCAGACTGAGAGGAGACCCAGTGATAGTCAGATAGCAGACTGAGGGGAGACCCAGTGATAGTCAGATAGCAGACTGAGAGGAGACCCAGTGATAGTCAGATAGCAGACTGAGAGGAGACCCAGTGATAGTCAGATAGCAGACTGAGGGGAGACCCAGTGATAGTCAGATAGCAGACTGAGAGGAGACCCAGTGATAGTCAGATAGCAGACTGAGGGGAGACCCAGTGATAGTCAGATAGCAGACTGAGAGGAGACCCAGTGATAGTCAGATAGCAGACTGAGAGGAGACCCAGTGATAGTCAGATAGCAGACTGAGAGGAGACCCAGTGATAGTCAGATAGCAGACTGAGGGGAGACCCAGTGATAGTCAGATAGCAGACTGAGAGGAGACCCAGTGATAGTCAGATAGCAGACTGAGAGGAGACCCAGTGATAGTCAGATAGCAGACTGAGAGGAGACCCAGTGATAGTCAGATAGCAGACTGAGAGGAGACCCAGTGATAGTCAGATAGCAGACTGAGAGGAGACCCAGTGATAGTCAGATAGCAGACTGAGAGGAGACCCAGTGATAGTCAGATAGCAGACTGAGGGGAGACCCAGTGATAGTCAGATAGCAGACTGAGAGGAGACCCAGTGATAGTCAGATAGCAGACTGAGAGGAGACCCAGTGATAGTCAGATAGCAGACTGAGAGGAATCCAGGCACAATCATTAACATATTGGACCAACAGTCAGGTTTGGTCAGTGATGACACCAGAAACTTACACTGAGGTGGCTAAGGGGTAGGTTGTTGTGTAGTGGtgtttgtggggtattgtgatgtcattgtggggtattgtgatgtcattgtggggtattgtgatgtcattgtggggtattgtgatgtcattgtggggtattgtgtgtagattatggggtattgtgtgtagattatggggtattgtgtgtagattatggggtattgtgtgtagattatggggtattgtgtgtagatgatggggtattgtgtgtagattatggggtattgtgtgtagatgatggggtattgtgtgtagattatggggtattgtgtgtagattatggggtattgtgtgtagattatggggtattgtgtgtagattatggggtattgtgtgtagattatggggtattgtgatgtcattatggggtattgtgtgtagattatggggtattgtgtgtagattatggggtattgtgatgtcattatggggtattgtgtgtagattatggggtattgtgtgtagattatggggtattgtgtgtagattatggggtattgtgtgtagattatggggtattgtgtgtagattatggggtattgtgtgtagattatggggtattgtgtgtagattatggggtattgtgatgtcattatggggtattgtgtgtagattatggggtattgtgtgtagattatggggtattgtgatgtcattatggggtattgtgtgtagattgatgagggggaaaaatgatttaatccattttagaataaggctgtaacgtaaaaaaaatgtgaaaaaagtcaaggggtctgaatactttctgaaggctctgtgtgCTGTAAATGCATTCATATATTAATAAAACATATTGGGGGAGGTTCCTAATGGGGTGTTGAGGAGGCTTCCACATCGTCTAGCCCCTCCCTCGAGCCGCCCATGGGTTTGGTCCATATATATGTTGTCTGTCTTCAGAACAGACAGTTCATAGATCCATCCACCGTCTGTCTTCAGAACAGACAGTTCATAGATCCATCCACCGTCTGTCTTCAGAACAGACAGTTCATAGATCCATCCACCGTCTGTCTTCAGAACAGACAGTTCACAATCCATCCACCGTCTGTCTTCAGAACAGACAGTTCATAGATCCATCCACTTTCTGTCTTCAGAACAGACAGTTCATAGATCCATCCACAGTCAGTCTTCAGAACAGACAGTTCATAGATCCATCCACCGTCTGTCTTCAGAACAGACAGTTCATAGATCCATCCACCGTCTGTCTTCAGAACAGACAGTTCATAGATCCATCCACCGTCAGTCTTCAGAACAGACAGTTCACAATCCATCCACCGTCTGTCTTCAGAACAGACAGTTCATAGATCCATCCACCGTCAGTCTTCAGAACAGACAGTTCATGCACTTCACAGCCTTGCTGCCGTAGTCCAGACACTCCGGGCCGATGCACTGACAGCAGGCGTTGTGGAACCAGCGGTACTTCGACCCTCCCATCGACTCACAGTATAGTTTACACTGGCGGATGGATACGCAGTCGTCAAAGTAGACCACCGTACACATGTTATCTGGGAGAcaagggagggatacagagagaaaaTAGGGCAAAGGTCAGTTATCTCAGTAACAGCATGTATAACACAGAACTAGTATTCCAGTAATCCCATGTAGACATATTTTAAGCCGTTCCAGTAATCCCATGTAGACATATTTAAAGCCGTTCCAGTAATCCCATATAGACATATTTAAAGCTGTTCCAGTAATTCCATATAGACATATTTAAAGCCGTTCCAGTAATCCCATGTAGACATATTTAAAGCCGTTCCAGTAATCCCATGTAGACATATTTAAAGCCGTTCCAGTAATCCCATATAGACATATTTAAAGCCGTTCCAGTAATCCCATATAGACATATTTAAAGCCGTTCCAGTAATCCCATATAGACATATTCAAAACCGTAGTTAGTAACTACCTGCAAAAAGCAGTCATATTTAACCCTCAATGTTTCCATTACTGAGGACAATGccacccactgtgtgtgtgtgtgtgtgtgtgtgtgtgtgtgtgtgtgtgtgtgtgtgtgtgtgtgtgtgtgtgtgtgtgtgtgtgtgtgtgtgtgtgtgtgtgtgtgtgtgtgtgtgtgtgtgtgtgtgtgtgtgtgtgtgtgtgtatatatatatctcagttgctagagagagagagaaaatatacaCTTTCCATTAACCCAAGGCAGtcagaaaaggaggagagagagaaggttaccaccatcaccacagaCTGAACTCACCAGCCACTGAATCAGACATGGTGTTGGCTCTATAGTATAGAAAAAGCAGCTCTTCTATTTAACCTGTGTTTTACTAGCACAGGTACAACTGGGTCTAAACAGATAGTTGTACTTTGACATACACGTCTCTCCTTGAATCTCCCACTGAAAGGAATACCAGCTGCCTCTGTTATGTCGTACTATTCTAGTCATGTGGTTCTACAGTAGTAGTAATATATTTCTGTGGTTCCACAGTCTAATCAATCTATTTCTGTGGTTCCACAGTCTAATCTTTCTATTTATATGGTACCACAGTCTAATCAATCTATTTCTATGGTTCCACAGTATAATCAATCTAATCAATCTATTTCTATGGTTCCACAGTCTAATCAATCTATTTCTATGGTTCCACAGTCTAGTCAATATATCTCTATGGTTCCACAGTCTAATCAATCTATCTCTATGGTTCCACAGTCTAATCAATCTATCTCTATGGTTCCACAGTCTAATCAATCTATCTCTATGGTTCCACAGTCTAATCAATCTATCTCTATGGTTCCACAGTCTAATCAATCTATCTCTATGGTTCCACAGTCTAATCAATCTATCTCTATGGTTCCACAGTCTAATCAATCTATCTCTATGGTTCCACAGTCTAATCAATCTATTTCTATGGTTCCACAGTCTAATCAATCTATTTCTATGGTTCCACAGTCTAATCAATCTATTTCTATGGTTCCACAGTCTAATCAATCTATTTCTATGGTTCCACAGTCTAATCAATCTATTTCTATGGTTCCACAGTCTAATCAATCTATCTCTATGGTTCCACAGTCTAATCAATCTATCTCTATGGTTCCACAGTCTAATCAATCTATCTCTATGGTTCCACAGTCTAATCAATCTATCTCTATGGTTCCACAGTCTAATCAATCTATCTCTATGGTTCCACAGTCTAATCAATCTATCTCTATGGTTCCACAGTCTAATCAATCTATTTCTATGGTTCCACAGTCTAATCAATCTATTTCTATGGTTCCACAGTCTAATCAATCTATTTCTATGGTTCCACAGTCTAATCAATCTATTTCTATGGTTCCACAGTCTAATCAATCTATTTCTATGGTTCCACAGTCTAATCAATCTATCTCTATGGTTCCACAGTCTAATCAACCTATTTCTACGGATCCTCTACCTTGAGTGTCGTATCTTGCGTGAATGCTGTTGCCGGGGATTGACATGTTCTGATGCTGGTCGTCAAGCGTCTCCAAGAAGGAGACCAGGTTCTCGTGGTGAGATAGTTCCTCGGCAACGGGGAAGGACACCACCATCATGTTGATAGGGGCGTCGCCCTCCGTGAGGGCTCGGAACAACGAGGGGATTGGTCGATGGAGTTCCTCCACTGTGCTCTTAGAGGTGGCTGGAGTATCGCTGTAGTTCTTAGGGTTACACatccctgagagagggagggagggggagagagagcgagacagagagagaaagggagggggggggagaggggggttgggagggaggaaggaaggggagagagagagacggagagagaaagggagggagggggagagagagagaaagggagggagggggagagagagagaaagggagggaggggagagagggacagagagagaaagggagggaggggagagaaagggagggagggggagagagagagaaagggagggaggggagagaaagggagggagggggagagagagagaaagggaggggggatagagagagagagacagagagagaaagggagggggagagggatggagggagggaggggagggagagagagagagagagaggagggaggagagagaaagagacagggagggaggggagagaaagggagggagggggagagagggagacagggagagaaagggagggagggggagagagagagacagggagagaaatggagggggagagagagagacagggagagaaagggagggagggggagagagagagacagggagagaaatggagggggagagagagagacagggagagaaagggagggagggggagagagaggggagagagagacagagagagaaagggagggggagagagagagagagagagagagagacagagagagaaagggagggagggggagagagagacagggagagaaagggaggggggagagagagagacagggagagaaagggtgggggagagagagagacagggggagaaagggagggagggggagagagagagagggagagaaagggagggagggggagaga belongs to Oncorhynchus gorbuscha isolate QuinsamMale2020 ecotype Even-year linkage group LG22, OgorEven_v1.0, whole genome shotgun sequence and includes:
- the LOC124009950 gene encoding twisted gastrulation protein homolog 1-A-like; protein product: MRPGQLYVLVPASAALLLFLMVLSEPSQTSACNKALCASDVSKCLIQELCQCRPSDGNCSCCKECMLCLGTLWEECCDCVGMCNPKNYSDTPATSKSTVEELHRPIPSLFRALTEGDAPINMMVVSFPVAEELSHHENLVSFLETLDDQHQNMSIPGNSIHARYDTQDNMCTVVYFDDCVSIRQCKLYCESMGGSKYRWFHNACCQCIGPECLDYGSKAVKCMNCLF